From the Nodularia sp. NIES-3585 genome, one window contains:
- the glyQ gene encoding glycine--tRNA ligase subunit alpha, with amino-acid sequence MNFQSVITLLHQFWGERGCLIAQPYDIEKGAGTKNPHTFLRALGPEPWSVAYVEPCRRPTDGRYGENPNRFQHYYQYQVLIKPSPDNIQDIYLDSLRVLGIRPEDHDVRFVEDNWEDATVGAWGTGWEVWLDGMEITQFTYFQQCGGIDCRPVSIEITYGLERLVMYLQQVEAITKIDWTDTITYGDVFLQSEIEQCTYNFEGSNPELLLTLFTLYEQEASQLTERGLVVPSLDYVMKCSHTFNLLDARGVISVTERTRYIGRIRHLARKVAHLYVEQREKLGFPLLKVIAV; translated from the coding sequence GTGAATTTTCAGTCTGTCATTACTTTATTGCATCAGTTTTGGGGTGAACGTGGTTGCTTAATTGCCCAGCCTTACGACATTGAGAAGGGGGCGGGTACTAAGAACCCTCATACATTTTTAAGGGCGTTGGGGCCAGAACCGTGGTCTGTTGCTTATGTTGAACCATGTCGTCGTCCTACTGATGGCCGTTACGGCGAAAATCCGAATCGTTTTCAACACTATTATCAGTACCAAGTTTTGATTAAGCCGTCACCGGATAATATTCAAGATATTTATCTCGATTCTTTAAGGGTTTTGGGCATTCGTCCAGAAGATCACGATGTTCGGTTTGTGGAAGATAACTGGGAAGATGCGACGGTGGGCGCTTGGGGTACTGGTTGGGAAGTCTGGTTAGATGGGATGGAAATTACTCAATTTACCTATTTCCAACAGTGTGGGGGAATTGATTGTCGTCCTGTATCTATTGAAATTACTTACGGGTTGGAGCGTCTGGTAATGTATCTCCAGCAGGTGGAAGCAATTACTAAGATTGATTGGACGGACACTATTACTTATGGTGATGTTTTTCTGCAAAGTGAGATTGAGCAGTGTACTTACAATTTTGAGGGGTCGAATCCTGAGTTGCTGCTGACACTGTTTACTTTATATGAGCAGGAAGCTAGTCAATTAACTGAGCGTGGGTTGGTTGTACCGAGTCTGGATTATGTGATGAAGTGTTCGCACACGTTTAATTTGCTGGATGCTAGGGGTGTGATTTCGGTGACGGAACGAACTCGTTATATTGGGAGGATTCGTCATTTGGCTCGGAAGGTGGCTCATCTATATGTTGAGCAACGGGAAAAGTTGGGTTTTCCTTTGCTGAAGGTGATAGCAGTTTAA
- a CDS encoding ComEC/Rec2 family competence protein — protein sequence MIQTSGVFICLGFILGLLLTGVPGGGFWVLGFGVVGAFLFGRRRLGRFAQKSENAGGKTQAVPSIWQNTPHHRIWLVAGLVGLLATFYFQWRSPQPNENDISTFIASENNGNQQQLVIVRGEVASNPRLTRSQRGQFMLAATQLDEVKNETGPVDVSKGVTGKLYVTVPMLQATGLYPGQQIAVTGVLYKPRTASNPGAFDFQKFLQQQGIFAGLTGRQINVLDQYDERKWGWWQVRQRIVRSQVRWLGVPAGPLVSAMVLGSRAVDLPYDMRDLFVKAGLAHTLAASGFHVSLVLGLILQLTSRASKGTQFTFGCLALIIFLSLTGFQPSVLRAVIMGFAALVGLLLKRKVKQFGSLLLAATILLLINPLWIWDLGFQLSFLATLGLIVTVPALVKRLDWLPLAIASLIAVPLAATIWTLPLQLFVFGVMPAYGLLLNIITTPLIATISIGGIISAIAALVWPAGGSALAGVLYYPTDWLIKLVQSFSNLPGNSLSVGSISTWQLLVIYAVIISVWLVRWWQKRWWFAGLMAISLVLIPLWYSANTLFRITVLATGTEPVVVIQDRGKVTLINSGDQGTGRFTILPFLQQQGVNHIDWAIAYGSARSAIASNSKYQDSNAWLEVLQTLPIKNFYEYSPNVKSTTAIQAIQQEVQRQQGIYQPLAPGQTVNTGSVVAQLINEQLPVLQFQIQGQNWLLVGNVKSTEVEQLYKAGSLLRPQVLWCSPQSLRDLVQMFQPQVAIASYGNLDSKTLSELSKNQTQLFFTREDGAIQWTPNGQFETFVQATENKSSIF from the coding sequence ATGATTCAGACAAGTGGTGTGTTTATCTGTCTTGGGTTTATTCTGGGATTGCTGTTGACGGGTGTTCCTGGGGGTGGGTTTTGGGTTCTGGGTTTTGGGGTTGTGGGAGCATTTCTGTTTGGAAGACGCAGATTAGGGCGATTTGCTCAAAAATCCGAAAATGCTGGTGGTAAAACTCAGGCGGTTCCTAGTATTTGGCAAAATACTCCCCATCACAGAATATGGCTAGTTGCTGGTTTGGTGGGGTTGTTAGCAACTTTCTATTTTCAATGGCGATCGCCACAACCAAATGAAAATGATATAAGTACGTTTATTGCTTCAGAAAATAACGGTAATCAACAACAATTGGTGATTGTGCGTGGGGAGGTGGCGAGTAATCCCCGTTTGACTCGTAGCCAACGAGGTCAATTTATGTTAGCAGCTACTCAACTGGATGAGGTGAAAAATGAAACTGGCCCGGTAGATGTTTCTAAGGGTGTGACAGGTAAATTATATGTGACAGTGCCGATGCTTCAGGCTACTGGGTTATATCCTGGTCAACAAATTGCGGTGACTGGAGTTTTATACAAGCCGAGAACTGCATCAAATCCTGGTGCTTTCGATTTTCAGAAGTTTCTCCAGCAACAGGGAATATTTGCTGGTTTGACTGGCAGACAGATTAATGTTCTTGATCAGTATGATGAACGTAAATGGGGATGGTGGCAAGTTCGGCAACGAATTGTGCGATCGCAAGTTCGTTGGTTAGGTGTTCCAGCAGGTCCCCTTGTTAGTGCAATGGTTTTGGGTAGTAGGGCGGTTGATTTACCCTACGATATGCGTGATTTGTTTGTGAAAGCTGGTTTGGCTCACACTTTGGCTGCTTCAGGATTTCACGTTTCTTTGGTCTTGGGTTTGATTCTACAGCTGACAAGTCGTGCATCGAAGGGAACACAATTTACTTTTGGCTGTTTGGCGTTAATTATTTTCCTGAGTTTAACAGGGTTTCAGCCTTCGGTACTGCGTGCCGTAATTATGGGTTTTGCGGCGTTAGTTGGTTTGCTATTAAAAAGAAAGGTTAAACAATTTGGCTCTCTGCTCTTGGCTGCAACTATATTATTGTTGATTAACCCTTTGTGGATTTGGGATTTAGGCTTTCAATTAAGTTTTTTAGCCACACTAGGGTTAATTGTTACAGTTCCTGCACTTGTGAAACGCTTAGATTGGCTACCACTGGCGATCGCTTCTTTAATTGCTGTTCCTCTGGCGGCTACAATTTGGACTTTACCTCTGCAACTTTTTGTGTTTGGGGTTATGCCTGCTTATGGTTTGCTACTGAATATCATCACCACACCTTTGATTGCAACCATTAGTATAGGTGGAATTATTAGCGCGATCGCCGCATTAGTTTGGCCTGCGGGTGGCAGTGCTTTAGCTGGTGTATTATATTATCCTACTGATTGGCTGATTAAATTAGTCCAATCATTTAGCAATTTGCCGGGTAATTCTCTGAGTGTGGGAAGTATATCTACGTGGCAATTACTAGTAATATATGCAGTGATTATTTCTGTTTGGCTAGTACGTTGGTGGCAGAAACGCTGGTGGTTCGCAGGTTTAATGGCTATTAGTTTGGTGCTGATTCCACTTTGGTATTCTGCAAATACATTATTTAGAATCACTGTTTTAGCCACAGGTACAGAACCAGTTGTAGTCATTCAAGACCGAGGAAAGGTGACGCTGATTAATAGTGGTGATCAGGGGACTGGACGTTTCACAATTTTACCATTTCTACAACAGCAGGGCGTTAATCACATAGATTGGGCGATCGCCTATGGCAGTGCGCGGAGCGCAATCGCAAGTAATTCCAAATATCAGGATAGCAATGCTTGGTTGGAAGTGCTGCAAACTCTACCGATTAAAAATTTTTATGAATATTCACCCAATGTAAAAAGTACCACTGCTATTCAGGCAATTCAACAGGAAGTCCAAAGGCAACAAGGAATCTATCAGCCTTTAGCACCTGGTCAAACTGTAAATACTGGTTCGGTGGTGGCTCAGTTAATTAATGAGCAGTTACCTGTTTTACAATTTCAAATTCAAGGTCAGAATTGGCTATTGGTAGGTAATGTCAAGTCTACAGAAGTGGAACAGCTATATAAGGCGGGAAGCTTGCTGCGTCCGCAAGTGTTGTGGTGTAGCCCTCAGTCTTTGAGAGATTTAGTACAAATGTTTCAACCGCAGGTGGCGATCGCCTCTTATGGTAACCTTGACTCAAAAACTCTATCTGAACTGAGTAAAAACCAGACACAATTATTTTTTACTAGAGAGGACGGTGCTATCCAATGGACACCCAATGGTCAGTTTGAAACATTTGTTCAAGCAACTGAAAATAAATCTTCAATTTTTTGA